One Ahaetulla prasina isolate Xishuangbanna chromosome 1, ASM2864084v1, whole genome shotgun sequence DNA window includes the following coding sequences:
- the LOC131190282 gene encoding sulfotransferase 6B1-like translates to MTQKQMGKILDEKLEENEKAAVSERTFMYDGVLYPAMISSLETLKRVNTFRARKDDIVLVSYPKTGSNWVGEILTQLEIASGKYDEDEQKRRQQILQEVSLFPFLEFGDPEKFERMEKLPSRRIIKTHLIPRKLPRSLFEKKTKILVLFRNPKDTAVSFFHFSKGIKLNSDQKNWDEFFEEFITGKVAYGSYFDHITEWNNYLDDSNVSFITYEEIKENPVSALKKIAKFFDFSVTEEEIESIVKKTSFESMKGTTENYGKLGKILFRKGIVGDWMSVFSESQNEKMDRKFEETVAKTKLGMMLKYELYCKN, encoded by the exons ATGACTCAAAAACAGATGGGCAAAATTCTAGATGAGAAGctggaagaaaatgaaaaggcAGCTGTTTCGGAACGGACTTTTATGTACGATGGAGTGTTATATCCTGCTATGATTAGTTCCCTGGAAACGCTAAAAAGAGTTAATACCTTTAGAGCTCGGAAAGATGATATTGTACTAGTGTCATACCCCAAAACAG gTTCAAACTGGGTTGGGGAGATTTTAACGCAGCTGGAAATTGCCTCTGGAAAATATGATGAAGACGAGCAGAAGCGAAGGCAGCAAATACTGCAGGAAGTATCATTATTTCCTTTTCTCGAATTTGGAGATCCAGAAAAATTTGAG agGATGGAAAAACTGCCTTCCAGAAGAATTATAAAAACACACCTCATCCCTCGAAAGTTGCCCAggtctctttttgaaaagaaGACAAAA ataCTGGTTTTGTTTCGGAATCCAAAGGATACAGCTGtatctttcttccatttttccaaagGCATAAAACTGAATTCTGATCAGAAAAACTGGGATGAGTTCTTTGAAGAGTTTATCACTGGAAAAG TGGCTTATGGATCTTATTTTGATCATATTACTGAATGGAACAACTATCTGGATGACAGCAATGTATCTTTTATTACCTATGAGGAAATAAAAGAG AATCCAGtctcagcactgaaaaaaatagccAAATTCTTTGACTTTTCTGTGACTGAAGAGGAAATTGAGAGCATTGTAAAGAAAACaagttttgaaagcatgaaagGTACCACAGAAAACTATGGAAAACTAGGGAAGATACTTTTCCGCAAAg gcaTAGTAGGTGATTGGATGTCTGTCTTCTCAGAAAGCCAGAATGAAAAAATGGACAGAAAATTTGAAGAGACTGTAGCTAAAACTAAACTTGGAATGATGTTGAAATATGAGCTGTACTGCAAAAACTGA